A genomic stretch from Anser cygnoides isolate HZ-2024a breed goose chromosome 30, Taihu_goose_T2T_genome, whole genome shotgun sequence includes:
- the LOC136787684 gene encoding olfactory receptor 14C36-like, translating into MANVLGDNRAISYQGCAAQVFFFLFFIGVEYCFLTIMAYDCYVAICKPLHYGSLVGSRACAQMAAAAWGSGFLYSVLHTATTFSLPLCQGNAVDQFFCEIPQILKLSCSDAYLRELEALLLSVSLVFGCFVFIVFSYVQIFWAVLRMPSEQGRHKAFSTCLPHLAVVFLFISTGMVAYLKPPSISSAFMDLVLAVLYSVVPPALNALIYSMRNQELKHALWKLMSRCVSEAINFHSTSADD; encoded by the coding sequence atggccaatgtcCTCGGGGACaacagggccatctcctatcaagggtgtgctgcacaggtattcttttttctcttcttcattggAGTGGAGTATTGttttctcaccatcatggcctatgactgctacgttgccatctgcaagcccctgcactacgggagcctcgtgggcagcagagcttgtgcccagatggcagcagctgcctggggcagtggcttcCTCTATTCTGTCttgcacacggccactacattttccctgcccctctgccaaggcaatgctgtggaccagttcttctgtgaaatcccccagatcctcaaactctcctgctcagatgcctacctcagggaactTGAGGCACTTCTGCTTAGTGTTTCTTTAgtttttggctgttttgttttcattgttttttcctatgtgcagatcttctgggcggtgctgaggatgccctctgagcagggtcggcacaaagccttttccacgtgcctccctcacctggccgtggtcttcCTGTTTATCAGCACTGGCATggttgcctacctgaagccgCCCTCCATCTCTTCCGCATTCATGGATCTGGTGCTAGCAGTTCTGTACTCcgtggtgcctccagcactgaacgccctcatctacagcatgaggaaccaggagctcaagcatGCGTTGTGGAAATTGATGAGTAGATGTGTTTCAGAAGCAATAAATTTCCATTCTACCTCTGCAGATGACTAA